A segment of the Leptotrichia massiliensis genome:
TATTATTTATATTAATAGTTGTACCTGCTTTAATAAATTCAAACTGAAAACTTGAAGCATAAAGCTCTTTCGTAAACATTTTCAAAAGCAGTCTTGCCTTTGCCATTTCTATTTTAGCTGGTAATCCCTTATCTTTGAAAGATTTAATATCGTTATTTGAAAGCTCTTCATCTATCTCAAAAAACAAATTATAAAGTTCCCTGTATTTTTCTCTTGTTTTTTTGTAATTAGCTAAATATTTATCATTTAGTTCTCTTCCTTTTGAAAAATTGTCAGTTTTATATTTATTTGAATTATAATACTGTTTTATTTCATCAATAATTGTTGTCTTTTCTTCTGCCAATTCTATAAATTCTTTATATTTTTCATCAATTCCATTTCCATTTTTGTCAATTCCTTTATTAAGTTCCTCTTTAATTAGCGGAATAAGACTTTTAAACTGTTCATAAACATTGCCAAATCTTTCATCAAATTTTACAAGAGAACTTTTAAATGAACTAACTTTTTCTTCATCAGCCTGAAATTCATTTTCTCCATTTATAAATGCAATCAAATATACTTCATACAAATAATCATATCCAAACATTAGTGTATACTCTTCCAAGGCAGAAGAATAATACTTGTATTTATCTTTATTACTCGTATAAAAAGCTAAAAATTTCTTTAATTTTTCATTATCCTTATTTGAAAAATCTATTTCTTTTATCCCATTGTAATCTGATTTTTCACTTTTTTTATTTTCTTCAGTTGTATTTTTATCATTTCTACAGCTTGATAAAATACAGATACTCAACATCAAAAATAGTGTTACTTTTATCTTCTTCATATTTCCTCCAATTTTTTAAAGTTCTGGATATTCTATCTCTCCACGTTCCTTCTCGAATTTATTCGCCACATTAAACAGCAAATCTTCCCTAAAATAATTTCCAATCAGCTGTATTCCTACAGGAAGTCCATTTACAAATCCTGCTGGAACTGAAATTGCAGGCAATCCAGCCATATTTGTTGATACAGTAAAAATATCTCCCAAATACATTTGAACTGGATCAGTAACTTTTTCACCTTTTTTAAACGCTGTTGTTGGAGAAACTGGTGTCAAAATCAAGTCGACTTCTGAAAGAACTCGCGAAAAATCATCTCTTATTAATCTTCTAACTTGTGAAGCCTTTTTATAATAAGCATCATAAAATCCAGAACTTAACACATAGTTTCCAATCATAATTCTACGCTTAACTTCATCTCCAAAACCTTCTGTTCGTGATTTTACATACATTTCCTCAATATTTTCATCACTTTTTCTAACCCCATATCTCACTCCGTCATATCTTGACAAGTTTGAAGCCGCTTCAGCCGATGAAATTATATAATAAGTGGAAATTGCGTATTTTGTGTAAGGCAACGATACTTCCTTCACTTCCGCTCCAAGTTTTTTCAATGTTTCCACAGTTTTATCCACAACTTCCTTTATTGATTTATCCAGTTCATCTGAAAAATATTCTTTTGGAAGCCCAATTTTTAATCCTGTTATATCATTTTCAAGCAAAGATAAATAATCTGGCACTTCCACATCCGCAGTTGTCGGATCATTTTCATCGTATCCTGAAATTATCTGCATAACTCTTGCCAAATCTTGTGAACTTTTTGCCAAAGCCCCGATCTGATCCAACGAAGAACCAAATGCCATAAGCCCGTATCTCGAAACTCTTCCATAAGTTGGCTTTATTCCCACAGTTCCAGTCAAGCTCGCAGGCTGTCTAATACTTCCGCCAGTATCCGTTCCCAAAGCAACAGGTATTTCACTAGCCGCAACCGCAGCAGCCGATCCCCCACTGCTTCCTCCTGGCACTCTTTCCAAATCCCAAGGATTAGAAGCCAATTTTATCGAAGAATTTTCATTTGAAGACCCCATCGCAAACTCATCCATATTAGCCTTCCCAACAAGCACTGCTCCAGCTTCCTTCAACTTTTTCACAACAGTAGCATCATAAACTCCCACATAATTTTTCAAAATTTGTGAAGCCGCCGTTGTCAAATCTCCCTTTGAAACAATATTATCCTTCAACGCCACAGGCACTCCAAAAAGTCCTGTATTTTCATATTTTTTTCTTCCTTCTTCGTTATTTTCTTCATCAATTTTTCGAGCCTGTTCCAATGCCTTCTCCTCAAAAATATTAGAAAAAGCCCCAACCTTATCTTCAACAGATTTTATCCTATCTAAAAAATTTCTTGTAACTTCTTCTGAAGTAATCTCTTTATTCTTTATCATTTCAGCCAGTTCGCTAGCCGTTTTTTTGTATAAATTCATTTTTTTTCACCTTTCTTCTTTTCTAATCCCACCAAAAATACCAATTTTTAGCTTTGTATAATTCTTTTGAAAGTTCCTCCAGTTCATCATAAATTTGAAAAACTAAATCCTCGCTAACTAAAAACTGCTCTATTGCCAATTCTTCAGCCTCTTTTTGTGTTTCTGGAAATTTTTTCAAATAAAATTCCATTTCAGAATCAGTTATGGCAACAACTCTTGCATCATATTTTTCATACCAATATTTACTGATAGCTATGATTTCTTCTGGCAAAGGACATTCATTAAATCCGCCGAATAAAAACCATGCCGAAATTTCATAAGCTTTATCTGCCGGAACTTTAAATAAGCCTACATTTTCTCTTATTTTTCCAGTTTCTATATCAAATATTGAATTTAAATATAAAGTTTTATCTTCATTGAAATTTTTAAAATAATCTAAGTAGTCACCATCATCAGAAAATTCATATTCCTCATCCAGATACTCATTTTCTGTATACTCCTGTTTTCTTTCTTTAAACCACTGAGTACAGTCTACTTTTTTATAATTTTCTAAAATTTCATCTCTTATTCTTTTATATTCCTCGAATTCAGGAAATTCTTCATTGAAATAATCTTTTACCTCAACAAAAACAGGAATAAAACCTTGTTCTTTACCTTCTTCCAATAGCTGAAAGTATCTTTCTACAACTTCTGTTATTCCACTATCTTCATTAACTTTTTCATAATCACATTTTATTTTATCTGCAAATAAATCTACATTTCCCAACATTTTTCTCTCCTTAAAAGAATCTAATTATCCGCATTTTCTCCAACAACTTTCGGCACAATTATAAATTCCTCATCCTTATTAGTCGAATTTTCTAAAATTTCTTTCTTAATTCCAGCATCCCTAACTTTATCTTCTCTCAATTTATCTTTTAAGTCCAGCACATTAAAAAGTGGCTCCACATCAGTAGTATCAACCCCATTCAACTCTTCCATATGCTCAAATATTTTATTCAAATCCACCCTAAATTTCTCAATTTCACTTTCCGAAAATTCCAATTTAGAAAGTGCTGCTATTTTTAAAACATCTTCTTTGCTTAACATTTACTTTTTTCCTCCATTCCGAATTTATCCTTATTTTTTTGCAATATTAAACGCTTCTTCCATATTTTCTGCTTCAACTTCAAATTCTTCTGAAACATGTTCTTCTATTATTATTTTAAATTTTTTCATTTTAAAAGCACTCTTTTCTTAAATTAAAATTTCTTATTATTTTCTACCCACTCCAAAATCTCATTAAAATCCCCAAACTCAAAAAACTCAATTCCATTTTCTTGACAAAACTTAACCGCCCTAGTCCCTTTTCTCACAAAAGCAAAATCAGCCACTTCCAATGCCTTGTAATCAGATGGACCATCGCCTACAAAATAAGTTGTGTAGCCTTGTTTCTTATAATTTTCTACTGCTTCCTTTTTATCAACGCCATAATATCCTTCCTTGTCCAAAAATGGATTTTCCACAGTAATTTGGTTTTTATCTGCTCCGTCAAATTTTAAATCGTTCGAGATGACTTCGCTATCTGGCAAGTTTATTCGGTATTTCAAAAGTGTTCCTTGTACATTCAATCGTGAGCCAGCACTAACAATTTTAAATTCTGCTCCGCTTTTTACAAAATCTATAAAAGTTTCATCAATTATCACATTTTCCTGTAAAGTCTGAATATATTGCTCTTTTGTGATATTTAGAGAGCCTAGTCCATATTTTATAAACTCTCTTATAGAATATTCTCCAGCTCTATATCTTTTTCGCAGTTCCTGTTTAAATTCAGGCTGATGCGTTTCAAGCAAAACATCTGTCGAATCTTTGTTACTTATTGTTATATCAAAATCTATTAAAAAGATTGATTTTTTATTATTTCCCAATATTTTCCTCCTGTCAGAAAATTTTATAAATTTTTCAGATATTCAATTTCATCTTCATTCAAAGCACGGTATTCTCCCACTTGTAAATTACCAAGCGTAAGTTCTCCCACTTTAATACGTTTTAATGAATTAACATTATATCCTAATGTTTCCAGCATTTTTCTTATCTGTCTGTTTCTTCCTTCAAAAATTGCAATTCTAAGTTCCTTTTTGTCAATTTTCTTAACTCTCGCTGGTGCCGTTCTTTTCCCATCAATTACAACTCCATATTGCAATGCCTCAATATCCTTGTCTTCAATTTCACGGCTAACTTTTGCAATGTAGCTTTTGTACAATTTCTTTCTTGGATGCATCACGTGATTATAAACTTCCCCATCATTACTGATTATAATTAACCCTTCTGTCATAAAGTCCAATCTTCCATAAGTGAAAAGTCTAGCACGTGATTTTATAAAGTCTACTGCAAGTCTACGCCCAAACTTGTCTTCATTTGAACAAAGCACTCTTTTTGGCTTGTTTAAAATATAATATTCGTATCTTGTATTAAGTTTTACTCTTTCTCCATCAATTCTAACCACATCTTCAGGTTTCACATCCATTCCAATAATCGCCTCGTGCTTATTTACTGTAACCCTTCCTTCATTTATCAGTTCATCAGCCTTCCTACGTGAACAAAATCCCGTTTCAGCTATAAATTTATTTAATCTCATTTTATTTACCTCGTTTTTCTACTCTTTTATTTTTTCAATTTCTTCTTTTGCTTTTGATTCCGAATCTTCTTCTGAATTTAATTTTTCTCCCTCTTTTGTGTCTTCATTTTCTTCCTTCTCATCTTCTTTGTAAAGCAGCTCAATTTTTTGAAACTGCTCATTTCCTGGCAGTTCCTGTTTTCCATGGATATTCAGATAACTGTAAAAATCATCTGTTACTTCGTACAAATTTGGTGTTCCAGCTGTTTTTTTCCGTCCAGAAATATAAATTAGTTTTCTTTCCAACAGGTTTGACATAGTTTTGTCTACACCGACACTTCTGATCTGCTCTATTTCTGCTTTAGTTATAGGTCCTTTATATGCGATGATTGCCAATGTTTCCATTGCTGAACGGGATAGTTTCTTTAATTTCATTTCTGGATTAAAAAATCGTTTCACATCAGAGCCAAAAAGTGGATTTGATACAAGACATACGATTCCATTTTCAATTTTTACATTTATTCCTGTATTTTTCCGCTTTTCCTTTAAATTACGCAATATTTCCTCTATTTCAAAAGATTCCATTCCATAAAACTGTGCAAGTTCTTTCACAGTAATCATTTCTTTTGATAAAAAAATAATCGTTTCAATTTTTTCTTCAATATCATTAATTTTATTTTTTATAGTTTCTTCTCTATCTTTATTTTCTTTTATTTCAATTTTTTTGCTTTCAAAATTTTCCATATTCTACCATTTATCTTCATTATTTTATTTTTGCCAAATAAACTTGTTATTTTGCGTTAATAGGGGAATTCTCCTTTAACTGTAAGTTCAGAAAATTCCCCTAAATTTCTATATTATTCAATTAATATTCGTATGTTGGTGAAATAATTATATTCTTGTATTTATTAAAGTCTGTAAGCACTTCTGCAATTCCCGTTACTACAGCATGAATCGCATCTTCACCAACTGTCACTTTCAACAACAATTCTTTTTCAATTCTTTCTTTCAAAATTCTGATTCCTGCTCCACCACCAGATAGGAAAATTCCTGTTTCATAAATATCTGCTGCAACCTCAGGCTCAATTTCTTCTATTGTAAGTCTTACTTCATCAATAATCGCATCAATATGTTTTCTGATTGCTCCATCAATTTCAGCTGCTTTTATTTTCATACTTTTCGGCAATCCAACCCCTAATTCACGACCTCTAATTTCGTACTCAAACTCAGGATCTTGTTGACTTATTGTATTCATTTTTAATTCTTCAGCTGTTCTTTCACCAATTAATAAATTATGTGCATCCTTTACATATTCCATAATATCTTCATTTAAATGATCACCTGCGATTTTAACTGATCTTGATAATGCTGCTCCACCAGATACAATAAATGCAATTTCTGTAGTTCCTCCACCTATATCAACAATCAAATGTCCTTTTGGTTCAAATAAGTCAAT
Coding sequences within it:
- a CDS encoding DUF3829 domain-containing protein; this encodes MKKIKVTLFLMLSICILSSCRNDKNTTEENKKSEKSDYNGIKEIDFSNKDNEKLKKFLAFYTSNKDKYKYYSSALEEYTLMFGYDYLYEVYLIAFINGENEFQADEEKVSSFKSSLVKFDERFGNVYEQFKSLIPLIKEELNKGIDKNGNGIDEKYKEFIELAEEKTTIIDEIKQYYNSNKYKTDNFSKGRELNDKYLANYKKTREKYRELYNLFFEIDEELSNNDIKSFKDKGLPAKIEMAKARLLLKMFTKELYASSFQFEFIKAGTTININNRNYIDNLKNIHQVLDKTVQDMEKLDEKTIEKEDLNSEKYKEIVEEMKNMSTYLNEIITRFEKTDYKEIMHLITDFTVRNYLVERAIGTL
- the gatA gene encoding Asp-tRNA(Asn)/Glu-tRNA(Gln) amidotransferase subunit GatA, translated to MNLYKKTASELAEMIKNKEITSEEVTRNFLDRIKSVEDKVGAFSNIFEEKALEQARKIDEENNEEGRKKYENTGLFGVPVALKDNIVSKGDLTTAASQILKNYVGVYDATVVKKLKEAGAVLVGKANMDEFAMGSSNENSSIKLASNPWDLERVPGGSSGGSAAAVAASEIPVALGTDTGGSIRQPASLTGTVGIKPTYGRVSRYGLMAFGSSLDQIGALAKSSQDLARVMQIISGYDENDPTTADVEVPDYLSLLENDITGLKIGLPKEYFSDELDKSIKEVVDKTVETLKKLGAEVKEVSLPYTKYAISTYYIISSAEAASNLSRYDGVRYGVRKSDENIEEMYVKSRTEGFGDEVKRRIMIGNYVLSSGFYDAYYKKASQVRRLIRDDFSRVLSEVDLILTPVSPTTAFKKGEKVTDPVQMYLGDIFTVSTNMAGLPAISVPAGFVNGLPVGIQLIGNYFREDLLFNVANKFEKERGEIEYPEL
- a CDS encoding DUF4253 domain-containing protein; translated protein: MLGNVDLFADKIKCDYEKVNEDSGITEVVERYFQLLEEGKEQGFIPVFVEVKDYFNEEFPEFEEYKRIRDEILENYKKVDCTQWFKERKQEYTENEYLDEEYEFSDDGDYLDYFKNFNEDKTLYLNSIFDIETGKIRENVGLFKVPADKAYEISAWFLFGGFNECPLPEEIIAISKYWYEKYDARVVAITDSEMEFYLKKFPETQKEAEELAIEQFLVSEDLVFQIYDELEELSKELYKAKNWYFWWD
- the gatC gene encoding Asp-tRNA(Asn)/Glu-tRNA(Gln) amidotransferase subunit GatC → MLSKEDVLKIAALSKLEFSESEIEKFRVDLNKIFEHMEELNGVDTTDVEPLFNVLDLKDKLREDKVRDAGIKKEILENSTNKDEEFIIVPKVVGENADN
- a CDS encoding HAD-IB family phosphatase is translated as MGNNKKSIFLIDFDITISNKDSTDVLLETHQPEFKQELRKRYRAGEYSIREFIKYGLGSLNITKEQYIQTLQENVIIDETFIDFVKSGAEFKIVSAGSRLNVQGTLLKYRINLPDSEVISNDLKFDGADKNQITVENPFLDKEGYYGVDKKEAVENYKKQGYTTYFVGDGPSDYKALEVADFAFVRKGTRAVKFCQENGIEFFEFGDFNEILEWVENNKKF
- a CDS encoding pseudouridine synthase, encoding MRLNKFIAETGFCSRRKADELINEGRVTVNKHEAIIGMDVKPEDVVRIDGERVKLNTRYEYYILNKPKRVLCSNEDKFGRRLAVDFIKSRARLFTYGRLDFMTEGLIIISNDGEVYNHVMHPRKKLYKSYIAKVSREIEDKDIEALQYGVVIDGKRTAPARVKKIDKKELRIAIFEGRNRQIRKMLETLGYNVNSLKRIKVGELTLGNLQVGEYRALNEDEIEYLKNL
- the scpB gene encoding SMC-Scp complex subunit ScpB; this translates as MENFESKKIEIKENKDREETIKNKINDIEEKIETIIFLSKEMITVKELAQFYGMESFEIEEILRNLKEKRKNTGINVKIENGIVCLVSNPLFGSDVKRFFNPEMKLKKLSRSAMETLAIIAYKGPITKAEIEQIRSVGVDKTMSNLLERKLIYISGRKKTAGTPNLYEVTDDFYSYLNIHGKQELPGNEQFQKIELLYKEDEKEENEDTKEGEKLNSEEDSESKAKEEIEKIKE
- the mreB gene encoding rod shape-determining protein, producing MKFFDIFKTNIAPKTTRDIAIDLGTANTVVYVKGEGIQVDEPTYVAINKKTEELEHIGEKAKEIIGRTAKHTEIIRPLKNGVISNYEVTERMLEEFLHRIKKDKFQSSRVIICVPSGVTQVERRAVIEVVKDAGAKEVYLIEEPIAAAIGVGIDLFEPKGHLIVDIGGGTTEIAFIVSGGAALSRSVKIAGDHLNEDIMEYVKDAHNLLIGERTAEELKMNTISQQDPEFEYEIRGRELGVGLPKSMKIKAAEIDGAIRKHIDAIIDEVRLTIEEIEPEVAADIYETGIFLSGGGAGIRILKERIEKELLLKVTVGEDAIHAVVTGIAEVLTDFNKYKNIIISPTYEY